A DNA window from Chryseobacterium sp. MEBOG06 contains the following coding sequences:
- a CDS encoding cytochrome d ubiquinol oxidase subunit II — protein sequence MIYIVIGFLWLSICLYIILGGADFGAGIVELFTNKKSRHKTQEIMYESIAPVWEANHMWLIIAIVILFVGFPEIYTTMSTYLHIPLVLMLVGIIARGTAFTFRHYDAVKDNWQVLYTHIFYYASLLTPFFLGLIAAATVSHSINPDAVGFVDLYIYSWLNWFGVSVGLFTVALCAYLASIFSLRETKDKAELLLMIRKSKQTMIFVVITGILVFATAYISDIPLLKWVFSKPLGIMAIAFATIALLLILRALNRQKLLPVRALAGFQIVMILVAATYQHNPNIILLGNGQHLSLLEHMAPEKTISVLAWALMLGSLFILPFLFYLMASFSKLRK from the coding sequence ATGATTTACATTGTTATAGGCTTTCTCTGGCTTTCCATCTGTCTTTATATTATTCTGGGAGGCGCTGACTTTGGAGCAGGTATTGTGGAGCTTTTCACCAATAAAAAATCCCGTCATAAAACCCAGGAGATCATGTATGAATCTATCGCTCCTGTCTGGGAAGCGAACCATATGTGGCTGATTATCGCTATTGTAATCCTTTTTGTAGGGTTTCCTGAAATCTATACCACAATGTCTACCTATCTCCACATACCGCTGGTTCTGATGCTCGTAGGTATTATTGCCAGAGGAACAGCGTTTACATTCAGGCATTATGATGCTGTAAAAGACAACTGGCAGGTGCTGTATACTCATATTTTTTATTACGCAAGTCTTCTCACCCCTTTCTTCCTGGGGCTAATAGCTGCAGCTACTGTTTCACATTCTATTAATCCTGATGCTGTAGGGTTTGTGGATCTGTATATTTACAGCTGGCTGAATTGGTTTGGTGTTTCTGTAGGTTTATTTACGGTAGCACTTTGTGCTTATCTTGCTTCTATTTTTTCGTTAAGAGAAACAAAAGATAAAGCAGAACTGTTGCTGATGATCAGAAAGTCTAAACAAACCATGATATTTGTTGTTATTACTGGAATTCTTGTATTTGCTACGGCTTATATTTCTGATATTCCTCTTTTAAAGTGGGTATTTTCCAAGCCTTTGGGTATTATGGCTATTGCTTTTGCCACCATCGCCCTTTTATTGATTCTTAGAGCACTGAACCGTCAAAAACTGTTACCGGTAAGAGCCTTGGCAGGTTTTCAAATCGTAATGATATTGGTAGCAGCCACGTATCAGCACAATCCTAATATTATTTTATTAGGAAATGGGCAGCATCTTTCCCTGTTGGAACATATGGCTCCTGAAAAGACTATTTCTGTTTTGGCGTGGGCTTTAATGTTGGGTTCATTATTTATCCTCCCATTCTTATTCTATCTGATGGCTTCCTTCAGTAAACTGAGAAAATAG
- the rlmF gene encoding 23S rRNA (adenine(1618)-N(6))-methyltransferase RlmF — MSAEKSSLHTRNLHRNPYDFDQLISCVPELKHYVFVNAYQTRTINFSIPQAVKLLNKALLLHFYNIKNWDIPDANLCPPIPGRADYVHYIADLLAESFGEIPSGSSVKGLDIGVGANLVYPLIAHRSYGWKMTGTDVNEDSLKNAQHILDQNPDLEPVIQLKYQPDSGHLFKNIMGADDRFTFSMCNPPFHDSEESAVKGNIRKTKNLKKSKSRQPLLNFGGQQSELWCDGGEIAFITKMIHESSLYSSQVLWFTCLVSKKDNLPKLTALIKKLKADFKIIDMVQGQKVSRILVWTFIPQQNRRGWVSK, encoded by the coding sequence ATGTCTGCTGAAAAATCCAGTCTGCACACAAGAAATCTGCATCGTAATCCCTATGATTTTGATCAGCTTATTTCTTGTGTGCCGGAACTGAAACACTATGTCTTTGTGAATGCGTATCAGACGCGGACCATTAATTTCAGTATTCCTCAGGCTGTTAAGCTGCTTAACAAAGCCTTACTCTTACATTTCTACAATATTAAAAATTGGGATATTCCTGATGCCAACCTTTGTCCTCCCATTCCGGGAAGGGCAGATTACGTACATTATATTGCCGATCTTTTAGCAGAATCCTTTGGTGAAATTCCTTCAGGGTCTTCAGTAAAAGGCTTAGATATTGGGGTAGGGGCGAATCTTGTTTATCCTTTGATCGCACACCGTTCTTATGGATGGAAGATGACAGGAACTGATGTTAATGAAGATTCTTTGAAAAATGCACAGCACATTTTAGATCAGAATCCAGACTTAGAGCCGGTTATCCAATTAAAATATCAGCCTGACTCAGGTCACCTATTCAAAAATATAATGGGTGCTGATGATCGGTTTACATTTTCCATGTGTAATCCTCCCTTTCATGATTCTGAAGAATCAGCCGTAAAAGGAAATATCAGAAAAACGAAGAATCTCAAAAAATCAAAATCCAGACAACCGCTCCTTAATTTTGGGGGACAACAGTCAGAATTGTGGTGTGATGGTGGTGAAATCGCATTTATTACAAAAATGATCCACGAAAGTTCTCTATACTCATCACAGGTTCTTTGGTTTACCTGTCTGGTTTCTAAAAAAGATAACCTACCCAAGCTAACAGCGCTGATAAAGAAACTAAAAGCTGATTTCAAAATTATTGATATGGTGCAGGGGCAAAAAGTAAGCAGAATACTTGTGTGGACGTTTATCCCTCAACAGAACCGAAGGGGTTGGGTATCCAAGTAA
- the trpD gene encoding anthranilate phosphoribosyltransferase has protein sequence MKEILQYLFNHHTLSKPEAKAMMIEIAQNKFNAAEVTAFISVFLMRNITLKELEGFREALLQMAVSVDIDARDAMDIVGTGGDGKNTINISTLASFVVAGAGQKVTKHGNYGASTTTGSSNVLEELGYEFKNNSDQLNEDLERANICFLHAPYFHPALQSVGVLRKSLGLRTFFNLLGPLVNPVKPQFSMIGVYNLEIARIYQYLLQKEDPEFILVHGLDGYDEISLTHDSKVITKSGEEIYSAEDLGFNPVTLEDIKAGNSIQETAKIFRNILEGNGTEQQNSVVLANASVALHHTQKFGTYENCLLLAKESLKSGKALNSFELLIN, from the coding sequence ATGAAAGAAATATTACAATACCTTTTCAACCATCATACTTTGTCAAAACCCGAAGCAAAAGCGATGATGATTGAAATTGCACAGAATAAATTCAATGCTGCAGAAGTAACCGCTTTTATCAGCGTTTTCCTGATGCGGAATATCACCCTGAAAGAGCTGGAAGGCTTTAGAGAAGCATTACTGCAGATGGCTGTTTCTGTTGATATTGATGCCCGGGATGCAATGGATATTGTAGGAACGGGAGGTGACGGAAAAAATACAATCAATATCTCTACATTGGCCAGCTTTGTGGTGGCCGGAGCAGGACAGAAGGTAACAAAACATGGCAATTACGGGGCTTCCACCACCACAGGTTCGTCCAACGTTCTGGAAGAGCTGGGCTATGAGTTCAAAAATAATTCTGATCAGCTTAATGAAGACCTTGAGAGGGCTAACATCTGCTTTTTGCACGCTCCTTACTTCCACCCTGCCTTACAATCGGTTGGAGTGTTGAGAAAATCACTGGGATTAAGAACGTTTTTCAATCTCTTAGGTCCATTGGTAAATCCTGTAAAACCTCAATTTTCCATGATAGGAGTTTACAATCTGGAAATTGCAAGAATCTATCAGTATCTCCTGCAAAAAGAGGATCCCGAATTTATTCTTGTACATGGTCTGGATGGTTATGATGAAATAAGTCTGACCCATGACAGTAAGGTAATTACCAAGAGCGGTGAGGAAATTTATTCTGCCGAAGATCTGGGTTTCAATCCGGTGACATTGGAAGATATTAAAGCAGGAAATAGCATCCAGGAAACTGCGAAAATATTTAGAAATATTCTTGAAGGCAATGGTACCGAACAGCAAAATTCTGTGGTTTTGGCCAACGCTTCTGTAGCACTTCACCACACCCAAAAATTCGGGACTTATGAAAACTGTCTTCTATTAGCTAAGGAAAGTCTGAAAAGCGGAAAAGCACTGAACAGTTTTGAACTTTTGATTAACTAA
- a CDS encoding c-type cytochrome translates to MKKIFLAGALGFLMFSCSKKENTAEVAVSSENATVSEPAKSNLSGDQIMETLDCSGCHSLNERMIGPSYKEIAGKYSEKDTELLASKIIEGGSGVWGGVPMAAHPQVSKEDAKKMVEYILSQKK, encoded by the coding sequence ATGAAAAAAATATTTTTGGCAGGTGCATTGGGCTTTCTGATGTTTTCCTGTTCTAAAAAAGAAAATACAGCAGAAGTGGCTGTATCCTCTGAAAATGCTACCGTTTCAGAGCCGGCAAAATCTAATCTTTCAGGTGACCAGATCATGGAAACATTAGACTGCTCCGGATGCCACTCTCTGAATGAGAGAATGATAGGACCTTCTTACAAAGAAATAGCAGGCAAATATTCTGAAAAAGATACAGAACTGCTGGCTTCCAAGATTATAGAAGGCGGAAGTGGAGTTTGGGGAGGTGTCCCAATGGCTGCCCATCCACAGGTATCTAAAGAAGATGCTAAAAAAATGGTAGAATATATTTTAAGCCAGAAGAAATAA
- the lysS gene encoding lysine--tRNA ligase, producing MQLSEQEIIRREKLNKLTEMGINAFPADEYTITDTTESIKQDFSENKQVKIAGRLMSRRIQGKASFAELQDSKGKIQVYFNRDEICPGDDKELYNEVYKHLLDIGDIIGIEGELFTTQVGEKTVLVKNFTLLTKALRPLPQPRTDENGVVHDGFTDPELRYRQRYVDLTVNPQVKEIFVKRTKLFNAMRTFFNDAGYFEVETPILQSIPGGAAAKPFITHHNALDIPLYLRIANELYLKRLIVGGFDGVYEFSKNFRNEGMDRTHNPEFTAMEIYVAYKDYNWMMDFTEKLLEFCAIQVNGATTATFGEHQVDFKAPYPRVSMTEAILKFTGFDITGKTEKELYDFAKSIGIEVNETMGKGKLIDEIFGEKCEGNFIQPTFITDYPVEMSPLTKKHRSKEGLTERFELMVCGKEIANAYSELNDPIDQRERFESQMALSERGDDEAMFIDQDFLRALEYGMPPTSGLGIGMDRLIMFLTNNASIQEVLFFPQMRPEKAVPQIELGEDEKVILEILNSQEEPMALSEVKERSKLSGKKWDKASKTLTKNNLVKVEKIDENVLMKLA from the coding sequence ATGCAATTATCAGAACAAGAAATCATTAGAAGAGAAAAGCTGAATAAGCTTACTGAAATGGGGATTAATGCGTTCCCTGCGGATGAGTATACAATTACAGATACTACAGAATCTATAAAACAGGACTTTTCTGAAAATAAACAGGTTAAGATCGCTGGTAGATTGATGTCCCGCAGAATTCAAGGGAAGGCTTCTTTCGCAGAATTGCAGGATTCTAAAGGAAAAATCCAGGTTTACTTCAACAGAGACGAGATCTGTCCGGGTGACGATAAAGAATTATATAACGAAGTGTACAAACACCTTTTGGATATCGGAGATATTATCGGTATCGAAGGAGAATTGTTTACCACTCAGGTAGGAGAGAAGACTGTTTTAGTGAAAAACTTTACCCTTCTTACAAAAGCTTTACGCCCTCTGCCTCAGCCGAGAACAGATGAAAATGGAGTTGTGCACGACGGATTCACAGATCCGGAATTAAGATACAGACAACGTTATGTAGATTTAACAGTAAATCCACAGGTGAAAGAAATTTTCGTGAAGAGAACAAAATTGTTCAATGCCATGAGAACTTTCTTCAATGATGCAGGATATTTTGAAGTTGAGACACCTATCTTACAGTCGATCCCCGGAGGAGCTGCTGCAAAACCGTTTATCACGCACCACAATGCTTTGGATATTCCATTATATTTAAGAATTGCCAATGAACTATATCTGAAAAGACTGATCGTAGGTGGTTTTGACGGAGTATATGAGTTCTCTAAAAACTTCAGAAATGAAGGAATGGACAGAACCCACAACCCGGAATTTACTGCAATGGAAATTTATGTAGCTTATAAGGATTACAACTGGATGATGGATTTCACTGAGAAATTATTGGAATTTTGTGCTATTCAGGTAAATGGTGCTACAACCGCTACATTTGGAGAACACCAGGTTGATTTCAAAGCTCCTTATCCAAGAGTTTCCATGACAGAAGCGATCCTGAAATTCACAGGTTTTGATATCACCGGAAAAACTGAGAAGGAATTATACGATTTCGCTAAGTCTATCGGAATTGAGGTGAATGAAACAATGGGGAAAGGGAAATTAATTGATGAAATATTTGGTGAAAAATGTGAAGGAAACTTCATCCAGCCAACTTTCATTACAGATTATCCGGTTGAAATGTCTCCATTGACTAAAAAACACAGAAGCAAAGAGGGCCTTACGGAACGTTTCGAATTAATGGTTTGCGGTAAAGAAATTGCAAATGCTTATTCAGAGCTTAATGATCCAATTGATCAGAGAGAACGTTTTGAATCTCAAATGGCTTTATCAGAAAGAGGAGATGATGAAGCAATGTTCATCGATCAGGATTTCTTAAGAGCTCTTGAGTATGGTATGCCGCCAACTTCAGGACTAGGAATCGGTATGGACAGATTAATCATGTTCTTAACGAACAATGCATCCATTCAGGAAGTGTTATTCTTCCCTCAGATGAGACCTGAAAAAGCAGTTCCGCAAATTGAGCTCGGAGAGGATGAGAAAGTAATCCTTGAAATCCTTAACTCTCAGGAAGAGCCAATGGCTTTATCTGAAGTGAAAGAGAGAAGTAAATTATCCGGTAAAAAATGGGATAAAGCTTCTAAGACTTTGACTAAAAATAACTTAGTGAAAGTAGAGAAGATTGACGAAAATGTTTTGATGAAACTGGCATAA
- a CDS encoding cytochrome ubiquinol oxidase subunit I: MDDFIAARAQMALSLGFHIIFSCVGMVMPFLMAFAHWKYLKTNNEVYKGLTKAWSKGVAILFATGAVSGTMLSFELGLLWPGFMKHAGPIFGMPFSLEGTAFFIEAIAIGFFLYGWEKFNKWFHWFCGFLVGVSGLASGILVVAANSWMNSPTGFDYINGQYLNIDPIKAMLNDAWFPQALHMTVAAFCATGFAVAGVHAFMIMRKRNVEFHTKAFRIAVGFALIGAFGAPLSGDIAAKSVAERQPIKLAAMEAHFETEKGAAFVIGGIPDEEKEEIKYAIKIPKVLSFLVSNDFNAEVKGLKDFPKDEWPPIAVTHYAFQIMIFFGMVMIFIGVVYLYAFFFKKEWLTKKWLLKTFLIATPFGYIALEAGWTVTEVGRQPWIIYGIMRTIDAVTPMPGIQYSFYFFTAIFISLSLILVFLLKRQIQMVPKLYDPTDAQFNDKNKKS; the protein is encoded by the coding sequence ATGGATGATTTTATAGCTGCCCGCGCCCAGATGGCGCTTTCTCTGGGCTTCCATATCATATTCTCCTGTGTGGGAATGGTGATGCCTTTTCTAATGGCTTTTGCCCATTGGAAATACTTAAAAACCAACAACGAAGTATATAAAGGACTTACAAAAGCCTGGAGCAAAGGGGTAGCCATTCTATTTGCAACAGGGGCTGTTTCCGGAACAATGCTTTCATTTGAATTGGGACTGCTATGGCCCGGTTTTATGAAACATGCCGGTCCTATATTCGGGATGCCGTTTTCCTTAGAAGGGACAGCCTTTTTCATTGAGGCAATTGCTATCGGATTCTTTTTATATGGATGGGAAAAATTTAATAAATGGTTCCACTGGTTTTGCGGCTTCCTGGTTGGAGTAAGCGGCCTGGCATCAGGAATTCTGGTGGTGGCTGCCAATTCCTGGATGAACTCACCTACCGGATTTGATTATATCAATGGACAATACCTTAATATAGACCCTATAAAAGCAATGCTCAATGATGCATGGTTTCCTCAGGCTCTTCATATGACTGTGGCAGCCTTCTGTGCGACCGGATTTGCAGTGGCCGGAGTTCATGCTTTTATGATTATGCGAAAAAGAAATGTTGAATTTCATACCAAAGCTTTTAGAATTGCCGTTGGATTTGCCCTTATCGGAGCATTTGGAGCCCCTTTAAGCGGTGATATTGCTGCCAAATCAGTAGCAGAAAGACAACCTATTAAGCTTGCCGCAATGGAGGCTCATTTCGAGACGGAAAAAGGGGCTGCATTTGTGATTGGCGGAATTCCTGATGAGGAAAAAGAGGAGATCAAATATGCCATTAAAATTCCAAAAGTATTAAGCTTTTTAGTGAGCAATGATTTTAATGCTGAAGTAAAGGGACTCAAGGACTTTCCAAAAGATGAATGGCCTCCTATTGCCGTTACCCATTATGCTTTTCAGATAATGATCTTCTTTGGAATGGTGATGATATTTATTGGCGTGGTTTACTTATATGCTTTCTTTTTCAAAAAAGAATGGCTTACTAAAAAATGGTTATTAAAAACATTCTTGATAGCAACTCCTTTTGGGTATATTGCACTGGAAGCCGGATGGACAGTTACTGAAGTGGGGAGACAACCATGGATTATCTACGGAATTATGAGAACAATAGATGCCGTGACTCCCATGCCGGGAATACAGTATTCATTCTACTTTTTTACGGCTATTTTCATCTCATTATCATTGATCCTGGTTTTCCTTTTAAAGAGACAGATTCAAATGGTTCCCAAACTTTACGACCCTACCGACGCTCAGTTTAACGATAAAAACAAAAAATCATGA
- a CDS encoding cupin domain-containing protein: MITKNLLKMALIGSFVSLILSCEDSSDPQTSSYSDKVESAILLKTTKSWDGSLYESYPTGQPEISVLKIAIPPNTALDWHKHPVINAAYVEKGEIQIERKEDGKTQLIKKGQVLPEMVNTAHRGKTGEKGATLIVFYCGSPDIPLSEPIH, from the coding sequence ATGATCACAAAAAATTTATTAAAAATGGCCTTAATTGGTTCTTTTGTATCCCTCATTCTATCCTGCGAGGATTCATCAGATCCTCAAACATCCTCCTATTCTGATAAAGTAGAATCTGCAATATTACTGAAAACCACAAAATCATGGGACGGAAGTCTTTATGAAAGCTATCCCACCGGACAGCCAGAGATTTCAGTGCTTAAAATTGCTATTCCCCCCAATACGGCTTTGGACTGGCACAAGCACCCTGTTATCAACGCAGCTTATGTAGAAAAAGGTGAAATTCAGATCGAAAGAAAAGAAGATGGTAAAACACAATTGATAAAAAAAGGACAGGTGCTTCCCGAGATGGTTAATACGGCTCATAGAGGTAAAACGGGAGAGAAAGGAGCCACCCTGATTGTCTTCTATTGTGGATCTCCTGATATCCCACTATCAGAACCGATACACTGA
- a CDS encoding anthranilate synthase component I family protein → MFTDTIKIKTVSKKTLGDLHTPMNIYLKIRDKFRDTILLESSDSKSIDNNFSFIAINAIAGIEVKSLTEFEVKMPHSAPVKQFIIERDIIDIFEEFRKTFECEKTNDPIEQTAQSLFGYTSFEAVQFFENVEFKTQSPEVEIPILRYRLYQYVIAINHFNDEMHIIENQIHGIKSELHLLENLIKNQNTPVYPFEKNGQETSNITSEEYIELVKTAQKHCMRGDVFQLVLSRRFEQKFKGDEFNVYRALRNINPSPYLFYFDYGSYKLFGSSPESQLIIKDNKATIHPIAGTAKRTGNFETDLESIEALKADPKENAEHTMLVDLARNDLGKLGKNVTVTKLKEIQLFSHVIHMVSEVTAELPEEINPLEMVSATFPQGTLSGAPKHKALQLINQYEKDSRGYYGGCIGMIGLNGTCNQAIMIRTFLSKNNTLYYQAGAGLVAKSVPESELQEVNNKLNALKKAVEKAEKLVEN, encoded by the coding sequence ATGTTTACTGATACAATCAAAATAAAAACCGTTTCAAAAAAAACACTGGGTGATCTTCATACTCCCATGAATATCTATCTTAAAATCCGAGATAAATTCCGTGACACAATTCTCCTGGAAAGCTCTGATTCAAAGAGTATTGACAACAACTTTTCCTTTATCGCCATCAATGCTATTGCCGGAATTGAAGTAAAAAGCCTTACTGAATTTGAAGTAAAAATGCCGCATTCTGCCCCGGTAAAGCAGTTTATTATAGAACGTGATATCATTGATATATTTGAAGAGTTCCGCAAAACCTTTGAATGTGAGAAGACCAATGATCCTATAGAACAAACTGCTCAAAGTCTTTTTGGTTATACCAGTTTTGAAGCTGTACAGTTCTTCGAAAATGTGGAATTTAAAACCCAAAGCCCGGAAGTGGAGATTCCTATATTAAGATATAGATTATATCAATATGTGATTGCCATCAATCATTTTAATGATGAAATGCATATTATTGAAAATCAGATTCACGGAATAAAATCTGAACTTCATCTGCTGGAAAACCTCATCAAAAATCAAAATACACCAGTCTACCCTTTTGAAAAAAACGGCCAGGAAACTTCAAATATTACCAGTGAAGAGTATATTGAACTTGTAAAAACAGCTCAGAAACACTGTATGCGTGGGGACGTATTTCAACTGGTGCTAAGCAGAAGGTTTGAGCAGAAATTCAAAGGAGACGAGTTTAATGTATACCGTGCGTTAAGGAACATCAACCCTTCACCTTATCTTTTTTATTTTGATTACGGAAGTTATAAACTATTCGGATCAAGTCCTGAGAGCCAATTGATTATCAAAGACAACAAAGCCACAATCCATCCGATTGCGGGAACAGCGAAAAGAACCGGAAATTTTGAAACCGACCTGGAGTCAATTGAAGCTTTAAAAGCTGATCCCAAAGAAAATGCGGAACATACTATGCTTGTAGACCTTGCAAGAAATGATCTTGGAAAGCTTGGAAAAAATGTAACGGTTACGAAGCTTAAAGAAATACAGCTTTTCTCCCATGTCATCCATATGGTAAGTGAAGTAACAGCAGAACTGCCGGAAGAAATCAACCCTCTGGAAATGGTGTCTGCAACTTTCCCTCAGGGTACTTTAAGCGGAGCCCCTAAACATAAAGCTCTTCAATTAATTAACCAGTATGAAAAAGATTCCCGCGGATATTATGGAGGCTGCATAGGAATGATAGGGTTAAACGGAACTTGTAATCAAGCCATTATGATCAGAACTTTTTTAAGCAAGAACAATACCCTCTATTATCAGGCAGGAGCAGGCCTTGTTGCAAAATCTGTTCCTGAAAGTGAATTACAGGAAGTGAATAATAAATTGAATGCGCTGAAAAAAGCGGTAGAAAAAGCGGAGAAGTTAGTTGAGAATTGA
- the trpC gene encoding indole-3-glycerol phosphate synthase TrpC, translating into MTILDKIIERKKEEVAAAKIISSIEQLKDAEFFERKTYSLKESVKNKNGIIAEFKRQSPSKGIINNNAQPLEVVSAYEKSGASGISILTDKDFFGGKFDDILSVRNQINIPVLRKDFMIDEYQFYEAKSIGADVVLLIASCLSVNQVQEFTDLAHELNMEVLLEIHTEEELKHCNSNVDLVGINNRNLKDFKVDLQHSVRLKNLLPKDILSVAESGIYNLEDFNYLKEQGFDSFLMGEYFMKNTDPAKAFEEFTKQI; encoded by the coding sequence ATGACTATACTGGATAAAATTATTGAACGAAAAAAAGAAGAAGTAGCTGCGGCAAAAATCATTTCTTCCATTGAGCAGTTAAAGGACGCTGAGTTTTTTGAAAGAAAAACCTATTCCCTGAAAGAATCGGTTAAGAATAAAAATGGAATTATTGCTGAGTTTAAAAGGCAGTCACCATCTAAAGGCATCATCAATAACAATGCACAGCCATTAGAGGTCGTTTCAGCTTATGAAAAGTCTGGTGCCAGCGGAATTTCCATTTTAACGGATAAGGATTTCTTTGGAGGAAAATTTGATGATATTCTGAGTGTAAGAAATCAGATCAACATTCCGGTTTTGCGAAAAGATTTTATGATTGATGAATATCAGTTTTATGAGGCAAAAAGTATCGGAGCTGATGTTGTTTTACTTATTGCTTCCTGTCTTTCGGTCAATCAGGTTCAGGAATTTACGGATCTGGCCCATGAGCTTAATATGGAGGTTTTATTGGAAATCCATACTGAAGAGGAACTGAAACACTGCAATTCAAACGTAGATCTTGTCGGAATTAACAACAGGAATCTAAAAGATTTCAAAGTAGATCTTCAGCATTCTGTCAGACTAAAAAATCTTCTTCCAAAAGATATTCTGTCAGTTGCTGAAAGTGGTATTTATAACCTTGAGGATTTTAATTATTTAAAAGAACAGGGATTCGACAGCTTCCTGATGGGAGAATATTTCATGAAAAACACAGATCCTGCCAAAGCATTTGAAGAGTTTACCAAACAAATCTGA
- a CDS encoding anthranilate synthase component II, with protein sequence MDNTINTQPAQPKVLVFDNYDSFTYNLVQIIERILNQKVDVVRNDKITLEEVDQYDKIILSPGPGIPEEAGILLDLIKKYAPTKSILGVCLGQQAIAEAFGGSLINLSEIFHGVATTTELVKENTKLFRDLRSGLEVGRYHSWAVNTADFPEELEITAIDKDGMIMALQHKTYDVHGVQFHPESILTPEGEVIIKNFLLQ encoded by the coding sequence ATGGACAACACTATAAACACTCAGCCAGCACAGCCTAAAGTTCTTGTTTTTGATAATTATGACAGCTTTACCTATAATCTTGTTCAGATCATTGAAAGGATTCTGAATCAGAAAGTAGATGTGGTGAGAAATGATAAAATAACTCTGGAAGAAGTAGATCAGTATGACAAAATAATCTTATCTCCCGGCCCCGGAATTCCTGAAGAAGCAGGAATATTATTAGATTTAATCAAAAAATATGCACCTACAAAAAGTATTCTTGGAGTATGCCTTGGACAGCAGGCTATTGCGGAAGCCTTTGGAGGCAGCCTTATCAACCTGTCGGAGATTTTTCATGGGGTAGCTACTACCACAGAGCTGGTAAAAGAAAATACAAAACTTTTCAGAGATCTAAGGTCAGGCCTTGAGGTGGGAAGATACCACAGCTGGGCCGTCAATACAGCAGATTTCCCTGAAGAACTCGAGATCACAGCCATAGATAAAGACGGAATGATTATGGCTTTACAGCATAAAACCTACGATGTACATGGCGTACAGTTTCATCCCGAAAGTATCTTGACCCCTGAAGGAGAAGTCATTATTAAAAACTTTCTTCTACAATGA
- a CDS encoding ClbS/DfsB family four-helix bundle protein has product MQSYKDKTELIEEIKNRYLLYDKEFDDIKEADKDLLKAGVDKTPSQNLSYQLGWTHLLLQWEYDEKKGIDVKTPTADYKWNNLKGLYESFYNQYGVFTLVQQRALLKKQINEIIEWIESLGHETLFLPEQRKWATTPAKWPIWKWIHINTVAPFKNFRTQLRKWNKETGTE; this is encoded by the coding sequence ATGCAGAGTTATAAGGATAAAACAGAACTGATTGAAGAGATAAAGAACAGATATCTGTTGTATGATAAGGAATTTGATGATATCAAAGAAGCTGATAAAGATTTACTAAAAGCCGGAGTAGATAAAACACCATCACAGAATCTCTCTTATCAGCTCGGATGGACCCATTTGCTTCTGCAATGGGAATATGATGAAAAGAAAGGGATTGATGTGAAAACCCCGACTGCTGATTATAAATGGAATAATTTAAAAGGTTTATATGAATCTTTTTATAATCAATATGGTGTTTTTACACTGGTACAGCAAAGAGCCCTACTGAAAAAGCAGATCAATGAAATTATAGAATGGATAGAATCTCTGGGTCATGAAACATTGTTTTTACCGGAACAAAGAAAGTGGGCAACCACTCCTGCAAAATGGCCCATATGGAAATGGATACACATCAATACAGTAGCCCCGTTTAAAAATTTCAGAACGCAGCTGCGAAAATGGAACAAAGAAACCGGTACAGAATAA